From Etheostoma cragini isolate CJK2018 chromosome 10, CSU_Ecrag_1.0, whole genome shotgun sequence, the proteins below share one genomic window:
- the flrt1b gene encoding leucine-rich repeat transmembrane protein FLRT1: MAAESLAELRDWLFLLLLCLTLLAEVLELAAAAIAMETGEGDEGIVCPSVCRCDEGFVYCNDRGLSIIPPLPLMAAILYLQSNRLSNAGLPPSLERSTSIRVIYLYANQLDEFPIHLPPSLRELHLQDNNIRTLPRSALAKLPLLERLHLDDNSISTVSIQERAFSGTPRLRLLFLSRNHLSSIPAGLPASLEELRLDDNRISTIPTHAFRGLSSLRRLVLDGNLLANTRIADDTFSRLSNLTELSLVRNALQSPPVYLPSAHLVRLHLQDNGMTHIPRGALDGMRRLQRLDLSGNNLTTLPRGLLKDTESLELLLLRGNPWYCGCNLRWLHAWLHSRGAAVTVRGLTCQGPEPVRGQALKELTSLMEQCEGPPAGPSTGMGVNTAEKDGGEDGVGGGQAVDSVPHGSSTTTSLLVPTQGSLFTLRAKWPGLVMPLPPGEGGQVSGEALELTVKPLSSDSVLVSWLCPQPAPSFRLSWLRLGSSAALGSITETLVPGERRQYLLTQLTPRSHYLICLLPLRQESSFGGSSMGLSRVGSMDTDSKEMSPACAQIETGEALVSTGGEGSDKEGQDSELTVLPLAGIIGGATALVSLLLIFGIFCWYGQRAGYVSGDSYNRGRGGKPYDDYVESGTKKDTSILEIRAPPAGFPMTAMAHQPLQPKLEDVTYIHTIFPSSSSSSQANGTYRSSHGAGSLNGTILSQTSHHHVTYGTNRGYREGGIPDIDYAYT; the protein is encoded by the coding sequence ATGGCAGCTGAGAGTCTTGCGGAGCTCCGGGATTGGCTCTTTCTGCTCCTCCTGTGCCTCACCTTATTGGCTGAGGTGCTAGAACTGGCGGCAGCAGCAATTGCCATGGAGACGGGCGAGGGGGATGAGGGCATTGTTTGTCCCTCAGTGTGCCGCTGTGATGAAGGTTTTGTCTACTGCAACGACCGTGGCCTCAGTATAATTCCTCCACTACCATTAATGGCTGCCATCCTCTACTTGCAGAGCAACCGATTGAGTAACGCTGGCCTACCTCCCTCACTGGAACGCAGCACTTCCATACGAGTGATTTACCTGTATGCCAACCAATTGGATGAATTCCCTATACACCTCCCGCCTTCTTTAAGGGAGCTCCATTTGCAGGATAATAATATACGAACGTTACCGAGATCAGCTCTGGCTAAGTTACCATTACTAGAACGTTTGCACCTGGATGATAACTCTATATCTACAGTTAGCATCCAGGAGCGAGCTTTTTCTGGGACTCCACGACTACGACTGCTGTTTCTGTCTCGAAACCACCTATCAAGCATCCCTGCAGGCTTGCCAGCATCCTTGGAAGAGTTGCGACTGGATGACAACAGAATCAGCACCATCCCCACACATGCCTTTCGTGGGCTCTCTTCCCTGCGACGCTTGGTCCTGGATGGGAACCTGTTGGCCAACACGCGCATTGCAGATGACACCTTTTCCCGTCTCTCCAACCTGACTGAGCTCTCATTGGTCAGGAATGCCTTGCAGTCTCCGCCAGTCTACCTACCTTCGGCTCACCTTGTGCGACTCCATTTGCAAGACAACGGAATGACTCACATACCACGGGGGGCGCTGGATGGTATGCGGAGGCTACAGAGGCTGGATCTGTCAGGAAACAATCTGACCACTCTCCCACGAGGACTTCTAAAAGACACAGAAAGCCTGGAGCTTCTGCTGCTGCGAGGAAACCCCTGGTACTGTGGCTGCAACCTTCGCTGGCTCCACGCATGGCTGCACAGCCGGGGGGCAGCAGTGACAGTCAGGGGTCTGACCTGTCAGGGGCCCGAGCCTGTAAGGGGCCAGGCTCTAAAAGAACTAACCTCCCTGATGGAGCAGTGTGAAGGACCCCCCGCTGGTCCCAGTACTGGAATGGGAGTCAACACAGCAGAAAAAGATGGAGGTGAAGATGGTGTCGGAGGGGGCCAAGCAGTGGATTCAGTCCCCCATGGCAGCAGCACAACTACCTCTCTATTAGTCCCCACACAAGGTTCCCTCTTCACCCTGCGAGCCAAGTGGCCAGGCCTTGTTATGCCTCTGCCTCCCGGTGAAGGAGGACAAGTATCTGGAGAGGCACTGGAGCTGACTGTAAAACCTCTCTCTTCGGACAGTGTATTGGTGAGTTGGTTGTGCCCTCAGCCGGCACCCTCCTTCCGCCTGTCGTGGCTAAGGCTGGGTAGCAGTGCAGCTCTTGGTTCTATAACAGAGACTCTGGTACCTGGAGAGAGGAGGCAGTACCTCCTTACTCAGCTTACCCCACGCTCCCATTACCTCATCTGTCTACTGCCACTACGACAGGAATCTTCCTTTGGGGGTTCCAGCATGGGTTTATCACGAGTTGGCAGCATGGACACGGACAGTAAAGAAATGTCCCCGGCCTGCGCTCAGATAGAGACTGGAGAGGCTCTGGTCAGCACAGGTGGGGAGGGGTCAGATAAAGAGGGACAGGACTCAGAGCTAACAGTCCTACCGTTGGCTGGGATCATAGGTGGGGCCACAGCATTAGTAAGCCTGCTGTTAATCTTTGGCATCTTCTGCTGGTATGGACAGAGAGCAGGTTATGTGTCCGGGGACTCATACAATAGGGGCCGGGGTGGAAAACCTTACGATGACTATGTAGAGTCAGGCACCAAGAAAGACACTTCCATCTTAGAGATCAGGGCCCCTCCTGCAGGGTTTCCAATGACAGCTATGGCCCACCAGCCCCTGCAGCCTAAGCTGGAGGATGTCACCTACATCCACACCATTttcccctcttcttcctcttcgtCCCAAGCCAACGGGACCTACCGGAGTAGCCACGGAGCCGGCAGCCTGAATGGCACAATCCTTAGCCAAACCAGCCACCATCATGTCACTTATGGTACCAACCGTGGCTACAGAGAGGGTGGCATCCCCGACATAGATTATGCCTACACGTGA